The Sporosarcina luteola genome contains a region encoding:
- the hisC gene encoding histidinol-phosphate transaminase gives MNKFWSEMVKRTEPYVPGEQLNEPDIIKLNTNENPYPPSPRVKEAILEELEGKLRLYPSPTADGLRQVIAETYDLSKDEVFVGNGSDEVLAFSFMAFFHPDKPIRFPNITYSFYPVYAKLFNIPYELVRVNEDFTLPAESFFGSEGGVIIPNPNAPTSLYMELSSIESILINNPERVVIIDEAYIDFATVSAVELVRSYKNLLVIQTTSKSRSLAGMRVGYAIGHPDLIEALVRIKDSFNSYTVDRLAIAGATAAFKDQEYFDSTVLKIKETRDRLSEVLKEMGFYVLSSQANFVFASHSHKAASELYMQLKEEGILVRHFNQPDIDNYLRISVGTDEQMDSLLRKLEQLLAVDSRN, from the coding sequence ATGAATAAATTTTGGAGCGAAATGGTGAAACGAACCGAGCCGTATGTGCCGGGTGAACAACTGAATGAGCCGGATATCATCAAATTGAATACGAATGAAAACCCGTATCCACCAAGTCCACGCGTAAAAGAGGCGATATTGGAAGAGTTGGAGGGAAAGCTCCGGCTATATCCATCCCCGACAGCGGACGGACTACGACAAGTCATTGCAGAAACGTACGACTTGTCAAAGGACGAAGTTTTCGTTGGAAACGGGTCGGATGAGGTTCTTGCCTTTTCATTCATGGCCTTCTTCCATCCGGATAAACCAATCCGCTTTCCGAACATCACATATAGCTTTTATCCGGTTTACGCAAAGCTGTTCAACATTCCATATGAGCTAGTTCGTGTGAATGAAGATTTCACTTTGCCCGCGGAATCCTTCTTCGGATCTGAAGGCGGAGTCATCATACCGAATCCAAATGCACCGACGAGCCTTTATATGGAGCTTTCATCAATCGAATCCATTTTAATCAATAATCCCGAAAGAGTAGTCATTATCGATGAAGCGTATATTGATTTTGCAACCGTATCTGCTGTGGAATTGGTGAGGTCCTATAAGAATCTTCTCGTCATTCAGACGACATCAAAATCTCGATCACTTGCAGGCATGCGGGTCGGCTATGCAATCGGCCATCCAGATTTAATTGAGGCACTTGTGCGGATCAAGGATTCATTCAACTCCTATACGGTGGACAGGCTTGCAATCGCCGGGGCGACGGCTGCATTCAAAGACCAGGAGTACTTCGACAGCACGGTATTGAAAATTAAAGAGACACGGGACCGACTTAGTGAAGTTTTGAAGGAGATGGGCTTTTACGTGCTATCGTCACAAGCGAATTTTGTATTCGCATCACATTCCCACAAGGCTGCATCCGAGTTGTATATGCAATTGAAAGAAGAAGGGATTCTCGTCCGTCACTTCAATCAACCTGATATCGATAACTATCTACGCATTTCGGTTGGTACGGACGAACAGATGGACAGCCTGCTTCGAAAACTGGAACAATTGCTTGCAGTCGATAGCCGAAATTGA
- the rlmN gene encoding 23S rRNA (adenine(2503)-C(2))-methyltransferase RlmN, with product MKKSIYGLTLEQLTDWLVENGQKKFRAAQVWDWLYKKRVTDFADMKNINKECIQLLDENFVIQTLEQSVKQVSDDGTIKFLFKMQDGNLIETVLMKFPYGHSVCVTTQVGCNIGCSFCASGLLKKNRDLDAGEIVGQIMKVQQHLDEVGNGERVSHIVVMGIGEPFDNYTNLMNFLRVINDQKGLSIGARHITVSTSGLTPKIREFAEENIQINLAVSLHAPNNDLRTRIMKINKAYPIEKLMDSIDYYLETTNRRITFEYILLDDVNDHVAEAEQLAKLLYNKRHLSYVNLIPYNPVDEHGQYQRSKPEAIKSFHDTLKKRGINCGVRWEQGTDIDAACGQLRSKQIKKDKVAK from the coding sequence ATGAAAAAATCAATTTACGGCTTGACCCTCGAACAGCTGACAGATTGGCTAGTCGAAAATGGACAAAAGAAATTCCGTGCTGCACAAGTGTGGGACTGGCTTTACAAAAAGCGTGTCACGGACTTTGCAGACATGAAAAATATAAATAAAGAGTGCATCCAACTTTTGGATGAGAATTTTGTAATACAGACGCTTGAACAGTCGGTAAAGCAAGTTTCCGACGACGGGACGATCAAATTCCTTTTCAAAATGCAGGACGGGAACTTGATTGAAACCGTTTTGATGAAATTCCCGTACGGCCACTCAGTATGTGTAACAACACAAGTCGGATGCAATATCGGCTGCAGTTTTTGCGCCAGTGGTTTATTAAAGAAAAACAGGGATTTGGATGCCGGGGAAATCGTCGGTCAAATCATGAAAGTGCAACAGCATCTTGATGAAGTAGGAAATGGGGAACGTGTCAGCCATATCGTCGTCATGGGTATCGGCGAACCGTTCGACAACTATACGAATTTGATGAACTTTCTCCGTGTCATTAATGATCAAAAAGGGTTATCAATCGGTGCGCGTCACATCACCGTTTCAACGAGCGGCCTGACACCGAAAATCCGCGAGTTCGCTGAAGAAAATATCCAAATCAATTTGGCGGTATCCCTTCATGCGCCGAACAATGATCTGCGGACGAGAATCATGAAAATCAATAAAGCGTATCCGATTGAAAAGCTGATGGACTCGATCGATTATTATTTGGAAACGACAAACCGCCGGATCACTTTCGAATACATTCTGTTGGATGACGTGAATGATCACGTAGCTGAAGCCGAGCAATTGGCAAAACTACTGTATAATAAACGTCATTTGTCTTACGTCAACCTCATCCCGTATAACCCGGTCGATGAGCACGGGCAATACCAACGAAGCAAACCTGAAGCGATCAAGTCGTTCCACGATACGTTGAAAAAGCGCGGCATTAACTGCGGCGTCCGATGGGAGCAAGGTACGGACATCGACGCGGCTTGCGGACAATTGCGAAGCAAGCAAATCAAGAAAGATAAAGTAGCGAAATAA
- a CDS encoding tyrosine phenol-lyase: MKRRTAEPYKIKCVETLSMLTYEERKESLERAGYNTFLIDSQDVYIDLLTDSGTTAMSDAQWGALMTGDEAYAGSKSWKRLEQAVRDVYGYRFVLPTHQGRGAENILSQLKIKEGDYVPGNMYFTTTRAHQEMNGATFVDIIIDEAHDPSIDLPFKGNVDLDKLRNLIQRVGAEKIPYVCLAVTVNLAGGQPVSMQNMREVYELCKSHNIDVMLDATRCVENAYFIKEREVGYADRPVSDILKEMMSYSDGCTMSGKKDCLVNIGGFLAMNDENLYIRSRELVVVYEGMPSYGGMAGRDMEAMAIGIREAVDDNYIEHRIGQVRHLGQQLLDAGIPIVQPIGGHAVFLDARAFLPHLSQEEFPAQALAAALYLDSGVRSMERGIISAGRDLKTGEHNRPNLELVRLTIPRRVYTNNHMDVVVDSILALYEKRDSICGLNMVYEPPTLRFFNARFAPLSETGELIGEENRKINA, translated from the coding sequence TTGAAAAGAAGAACGGCCGAACCTTACAAGATTAAATGTGTGGAGACGCTTTCCATGCTAACTTATGAGGAACGCAAAGAGTCACTTGAACGAGCTGGGTATAATACGTTTTTGATTGATTCGCAAGATGTGTACATCGATTTGTTGACTGACAGCGGGACGACGGCGATGAGTGACGCGCAATGGGGAGCGCTAATGACGGGCGATGAAGCTTATGCCGGAAGCAAAAGCTGGAAGCGACTGGAACAGGCCGTCCGTGATGTGTATGGCTATCGCTTCGTACTGCCGACGCATCAGGGTCGAGGTGCGGAAAATATCTTGTCGCAGCTAAAAATCAAAGAAGGCGACTATGTACCAGGCAATATGTATTTTACGACGACACGCGCCCACCAGGAGATGAATGGGGCAACGTTTGTCGACATCATTATTGACGAAGCCCATGATCCATCCATCGACCTGCCGTTCAAAGGGAATGTCGATTTGGATAAACTACGGAATTTGATTCAAAGAGTCGGTGCTGAAAAGATTCCATACGTCTGCCTGGCGGTCACCGTGAATCTGGCAGGCGGCCAGCCTGTCAGCATGCAAAATATGAGAGAGGTCTATGAACTGTGCAAATCTCACAATATCGATGTTATGCTCGATGCGACGCGTTGCGTTGAAAACGCTTACTTTATTAAGGAGCGTGAGGTTGGATATGCGGATCGACCTGTTTCGGACATTTTAAAGGAAATGATGTCGTATTCCGACGGGTGCACGATGAGCGGGAAAAAGGATTGCCTTGTGAATATCGGCGGATTCCTCGCGATGAATGACGAGAATCTCTATATCCGTTCACGCGAGCTCGTTGTGGTTTATGAAGGTATGCCTTCCTATGGCGGAATGGCTGGCCGGGATATGGAAGCGATGGCAATCGGTATTCGCGAAGCGGTCGATGACAATTATATTGAACACCGGATTGGTCAGGTCAGACATCTCGGGCAACAGCTTTTGGATGCAGGAATTCCGATTGTGCAGCCGATTGGCGGCCATGCGGTCTTTTTGGATGCACGTGCATTCCTCCCCCATTTGAGCCAAGAGGAATTCCCGGCACAGGCACTTGCCGCTGCCCTCTATTTGGATTCGGGTGTGCGGAGCATGGAGCGCGGAATCATTTCCGCGGGACGAGATTTAAAAACTGGCGAGCATAATCGGCCGAATCTCGAGCTGGTGCGTTTGACGATTCCTCGCAGGGTGTATACGAATAATCATATGGATGTCGTGGTCGATTCGATTTTGGCGCTATATGAAAAAAGGGATTCGATTTGCGGGTTGAATATGGTCTACGAGCCGCCGACACTCCGTTTCTTCAATGCACGTTTTGCGCCGCTATCGGAAACTGGTGAGTTGATCGGCGAGGAGAATAGGAAGATTAACGCGTAG